The following DNA comes from Ardenticatenales bacterium.
TGACGAAGCTTCCGGGAAGATTATTATCGAAGGAGTTTATTAGTATGCCTACCATTCGTATTCCGACACCGCTGCGGCCATATGCCGGCAACAACAGCACCGTCTTCGTCTCTGGCAGCACCGTTGGCACAGCCCTGGACAACCTCACGCAGCAATTTCCCGCCCTGCGCCAACACCTGTTCAACGGTGACGCCCTGCGTAGCTTCGTCAACGTCTTTCTCAACCAGGAAGACGTGCGCTTCCTCGATGGGCTACAAACACAGTTGGCGGAAAATGACACCCTGATCATCATTCCCTCCATCGCCGGAGGTGCATGTTCAGAATGGTTCATTCTCTTGAAGGCGCGGCCACGGCAGGTGCGCCACGTGAATTTTGGCCCGGCTCCACGAACCAACCCGAGTCGTCAATTGGAGGACATTTTATGACTTTCCCTGATAATGTTGTCGCCACCAGCCAGGAGGTGTCGCTCTCTCATGCGGAGATCAAGCGGTACAGTCGCCACCTGATCATGCCGGAGGTGGGCATGAAGGGGCAAAAAAAGTTGAAGGCGGCAAGTGTGCTGCTGATTGGTGCGGGTGGATTGGGTTCCCCGTTGGCGATGTATCTGGCGGCTGCCGGCATTGGCCGCATTGGCCTGGTGGATTACGACGTGGTGGATACCTCCAATTTGCAGCGCCAGATCATCCACGGGACCAAAGACGTGGGGCGCGCCAAGTTGGACAGCGCCGCCGACCGCCTCCGCGACATCAATCCCTACGTGCGGCTTGACCTATACAACGAGCCGCTCACCTCCGCCAATGCCCTGCAACTGTTCGCGCCCTACGACGTGATCGTTGATGGCACGGACAACTTCCCCACCCGCTACCTGACTAATGACGCCTGCGTGCTGTTGGGGAAACCGAATGTCTACGGCAGCATTTTCCGCTTTGATGGGCAGGCTTCCGTCTTTTACGCTAAGGAGGGGCCGTGCTATCGCTGCCTGTTCCCGGAGCCGCCGCCGCCCGGCCTCGTGCCAAGTTGCGCCGAAGGGGGCGTGCTGGGGATTCTGCCGGGGACGATTGGGGCAATCCAGGCCACGGAAGCGGTGAAGCTGATTCTGGGCATTGGCGAGCCGTTGATTGGCCGATTGATGCTATACGATGCGCTCAGCCTCAGTTTTACGGAGGTGCGTGTGCGCAAGAATCCGGACTGCCCGATTTGTG
Coding sequences within:
- a CDS encoding MoaD/ThiS family protein yields the protein MPTIRIPTPLRPYAGNNSTVFVSGSTVGTALDNLTQQFPALRQHLFNGDALRSFVNVFLNQEDVRFLDGLQTQLAENDTLIIIPSIAGGACSEWFILLKARPRQVRHVNFGPAPRTNPSRQLEDIL
- the moeB gene encoding molybdopterin-synthase adenylyltransferase MoeB yields the protein MTFPDNVVATSQEVSLSHAEIKRYSRHLIMPEVGMKGQKKLKAASVLLIGAGGLGSPLAMYLAAAGIGRIGLVDYDVVDTSNLQRQIIHGTKDVGRAKLDSAADRLRDINPYVRLDLYNEPLTSANALQLFAPYDVIVDGTDNFPTRYLTNDACVLLGKPNVYGSIFRFDGQASVFYAKEGPCYRCLFPEPPPPGLVPSCAEGGVLGILPGTIGAIQATEAVKLILGIGEPLIGRLMLYDALSLSFTEVRVRKNPDCPICGENPTLTRLIDYEQFCGMPAHDHSLYAPHEGHLDGVAQLTPLELKQRLNAGNNPVILDVREPHEWEIVNLRHLGAFLIPKGQVLERMGELDTAAEMVVYCRSGARSADVIHLLQQHGFQKLWNLDGGVLRWARDVEPQMPMY